The DNA window ATCCTGAATACTATGCAGTGGTAGATTTTCATAATCATAGAAGACTTTTGAGGGCAATCGATATCATTTGGCAAACCAATAAAAAATATTCAGACTTAATTGCGGTTTCTCAGGATTCCAGAGATTTTAATGTAATCAGGGTTGGAATTGAAGCTCCAAGAGAAGAGTTGTATGATAGAATCAACAGGAGAGTGGATATTATGATGGAAAAAGGTTTGTTGGAAGAGGCAAGAGGTCTTGAAGAATTTAAAGGACTTACAGCTTTGAATACAGTTGGCTATGCGGAATTGTTTAAATATTTCGAAGGAATCTGGGATCTGGACTTTGCTGTTGGGGAAATCAAAAAGAATAGTCGCAGATATGCAAAAAGACAATTGACCTGGTATCGTAAAGCGGATGACATTCATTATTTACCATTAGGATACACACCACAAGATTTTGATGATTTAATTGAGTGGCTTTCTCAACAACAATAAAAAATGCGACCCGCTAAGGCCGCATTCAACAATATAAATTAAATTTACTACTACTTCCAACCGCCACCTAAAGCTCTGTATAGATCAACAATACTGCTTAATCTCTGTCTTTTTACGGATGCCAGATTCAATTCTGCCTGAAGAGAGTTGGCTTGCGCCGTGATCACTTCAAGGTAGTTTGCCAAGCCTCCTTTATATAACATTTGAGCGCTCTTAATTCCATCTTTCAATGTAGTTACCTGTTCTGTTGCTTTTTGCTCCTGAACTTTTAAATTTTCATTAGAAACCAATGCGTCAGAAACTTCTCCCATTGCATTTAAAACAGATTGACGAAACGCCAATACATTTTTCTCTCTTTGAATTTTAGCAACTGCCAAATCGGTCTTCAACTGTCTCTTTTGGAAGATAGGCTGAGTAATTCCACCTAAAACAGATCCGAATAAAGATGCCGGGATCTGAAACCAGTTATCAAATTTAAAAGAGTTTACTCCTCCATTAGCTGTAATTTTTAATGAAGGATACATATTTGCCTGAGCAATTCCTACTAGTGAATTTGATTCTAGTAAAACCAACTCCTGCTGACGAACATCAGGACGGCGGCTTACCATTTTTGCCGGAAGTCCTGTAGACAGATCCTGAGACAAAGAAGTGTCGGACATTTCAATACCTCTGCTTACTTTATTCGGAGCCTCACCAACCAGAATACTCAATGCATTTTCCTGAATAGCAATATTCTGCTGTAACTGGGAAATTAAAAGTTCTGTAGACTGCTTTTGTGCAGTTGCCTGCTGAACTCCTAATGAAGTAGTATCTCCACTTTCCCACATTTTTTCAGTAATAGATAATGTATTGGAGCTTAGTTCCAAATTAGACTGCGCAATTGTTAATTGCTTATCCAGCATTAATAAATTGTAATATCCTTGAGCAATAGCGGCAACAACCTGGGTCTGAATAGCTTTGGTTGCTTCATAAGTTTGCAGATACTGCATTCTTGAAACTTCCTGTTGATTTTTTATCTTACCCCAGATATCTGCCTCCCATGAAAGATTGAATGCTGCATTATAATCTTCTACATGATTTTTTCCTATAAATAGATTAAGGCTTTGTCCATTCATACTATTTTTCGAAGGTCTTGAAATCTGTCCTGTAACACCAAAACCGATGTCCGGATATTGAAGATATTTCGCTTGAAGTAATCTTTCCTGTGAAGAAGCAACTTGTTTTAAAGCAATCTGCAGATCAAGGTTATGAGCAATTCCTTTTTCAATCAATCCCTGCAAAGCGGGATCTTTGAAAAATTCTTTCCATTCCAAATTCGCAACGCTAGCCGTATCGGCTGTAGCTGTAAAGCGGAATTCTTCCGGAAGCTGTAAGTCCGGTTCCGTGTAGGCGACTTTTGTCTTACACGAAACCGCAGTTACAACCAATATAAAAATTAGAAAAATATTCTTTATTATTTTCATTGTTTTTCTTTTAAATAGACTTTAGTGACCGGTTGTTAAAGCCTGTTCATGATTTTGTTTTTGAAGTCTGCGTTTTTTTCTGCTTGGCATTTTTTCATGCAGATATTGGAAAATTACATACATTACAGGGATAATGAAGATCCCGAATACAACTCCTGTCAACATTCCACCTACAGTACTGATCCCGATAGAATGGTTACCTTTTGCTGAAGCTCCCTGTGTCCAAACCAAAGGAAGCATACCGATGATAAAAGCAAATGAGGTCATCAAAATTGGTCTCAAACGTAATCTTGAAGCCTGAAGAGCAGATTCTATCAATGTTTTGCCTGCTTTTCTTCTTTGAACGGCAAACTCTACAATCAAAATCGCATTTTTCGCCAGCAATCCGACAAGCATGATCAATCCAACCTGTACATAAATGTTATTATCAATGCCAGCTAATCCTGTGAAAGCAAATACTCCAAATATCCCTGTTGGAACAGTAAGAATAATAGCAAAAGGCAGAATGTAACTTTCATACTGGGCTGCCAATAAGAAATACACGAACAAAATACTTAGCATAAAGATGAAAGCAGTCTGTCCACCTGTTTTAATTTCCTCACGGGTAATACCAGTCCATTCATAACCATATCCGCGTGGAAGTGATTGTTTTGCCACCTCTTCAACAGCCTTAATTGCATCTCCCGTACTGTATCCAGGTTTAGGAGTTCCATTGATCGTTACGGCGTTGAATAAGTTATTTCTTGTTACTGTTTCAGGTCCGAAAGTTCTTTTTAAAGTCACCAGCGTTTTGGTTGGAACCATCTCTCCCTGTTTGTTTTTAACATAAATTCCTTCAAGAGAATTGATGTCTGTACGGTAAGGAATATCAGCCTGAGCCATTACTCTGTAATATTTACCAAATCTGTTGAAATCTGAAACGAAGCTACTACCAAAATAGATCTGCATCGTCTGCATAAGATCAGTAACAGATACTCCAAGCTGATTGGCTTTATCCGCATCTACTTCAATAGTATATTGTGGATTTCCTGCTGCATACGTAGTAAAGGCAAATGCAATTTCTTTACGTTTCATCAGTTCCCCAATAAAGGCTTGGGTATTAGCTCCCAATTGTTCAAAAGATCCATTGGTTTTATCCTGTAGCATAAACTCAAATCCACTTACGTTACCAAAACCTTGGATCGTAGGGAAGTTAAAGAAGAATGCGTTGGCGTCTTTTACCTGACTTACTTTTCCTGTTAAACCTGCCGCAATCTGATCAGGATCTTTAATATCACCTCGTTTATCAATATCTTTTAATTTGATAAACCCGGCAGAGTAAGGAGAAGCATTAGCATTACTGATGAAGTTTACCCCATCTGCTACCCATAAGTGGTTAGTTGCTTTTTCAGCGTTTACTATTTTATCGATTTGTTTCGTTGCACGTTGTGTTCTATCCAATGAACTTCCTGGAGGAGTATTTACCGCATATAAAACGAAACCCTGGTCTTCAGTTGGAATAAATCCTGAAGGTGCTTTTTTAATTAAGATAACACTTGCTGCAATTAATAAGGCTAAACCTCCTACAGCCACCCATTTATTTTTGATTAAAAATTTAAGGCTATAGATATACTTCTGTGTCATATTATTGAAGCTGGAATTGAATGCGTTGAAAAACTTCGCTCCAAATCCTTTCTTTAGATGACCATGTTCTCCATCTTGCGGATCTTTTAGGAAAAGGGCACATAAAGCAGGGCTTAATGTTAATGCATTCACAGCCGAAATTAAGATCGCAATAACCAATGTGAAAGCGAACTGTCTGTAAAAGACTCCGGCAGGTCCCTGCATGAAACCAACAGGAATAAACACGGCACACATTACCAAAGTAATCGAAATAATCGCTCCTGAGATTTCACTCATAGAGTTTACTGTTGCCTGCTCTACAGGCATTCCTGTATGTTCCATCTTAGAATGGACTGCTTCTACTACCACAATGGCGTCATCCACCACAATACCAATAGCCAGAATTAAGGCAAACAAGGTAAGCATGTTGATACTGAAACCAAATAGCTGCAGGAAGAAGAAGGTACCAATAATTGCTACCGGAACAGCAATGGCTGGAATTAGAGTAGATCTAAAATCCTGAAGGAAGATATATACTACAATAAATACCAGAATAAATGCAATGATCAATGTTTCTACTACCTGGTCAATAGAAGCATCCAGGAAGTCTTTAGAGTTATACATGATGATTGGATTTACTCCTTTTGGCAGAGTCGTTTTAAGCTCATCTACCTGCTTTTCAATTTGTGTCAGAATCTCATTAGCATTCGAACCTGCAGTCTGTAAAATCGCAAAACCTGCTACTGGTTTTCCATCAACTCTGTTTGTTGCAGTATAGGTATAAGAACCGAATTCTACTCTTGCAACATCTTTTAATCTTAGGAATGAACCGTCATTATTAGCTTTAATAGCGATATTTTCATAGTCTGCATTCTTGCTTAGCTTCCCTTTATATTTAAGGATATATTCATAAGTTTCCTTACTTCCCTGACCAAGACGTCCGGGAGCTGCTTCAAGGTTATGATCTTTGATAGCTGCCATTACTTCCTGTGGAGAAAGATTATTAGCTGCTAAACGATCTGGTTTTAACCAAATACGCATTGAATAATCTTGAGTACCGAATACCTGAGCCTGTGCAACACCGGGAATACGTTGTATCTGTGGAATTACGTTGATCTTAAGGTAGTTCTGTAAAAACAGTTCATCATATTGTTTTGGGTCATCACTTGATAATCCCATAAACATGATCATACTGTTCTGTACTTTTTGAGTTGATATTCCGGCTTGAACAACCTCCTGTGGAAGCTGGCTCATTGCCTTTGATACTCTATTTTGAACGTTTACGGCTGCATTATCAGGATCTGAACCCTGTTTGAAGTAAACGCTCAAAGTCATCGAACCGTCATTACTTGAATTAGAGGTCATATACGTCATGTTCTCAACACCGTTCACTGCTTCCTCAATAGGGACAGCTACTGAACGAGCGACTACTTCCGCATTAGCTCCTGGATAAAATGCCGTTACCTGAACGGTTGGAGGCGCAATATCCGGAAATAATGTAATCGGAAGATTGAAAACCGATAGTATTCCCAGCAATAGTAATATTATGGAGATAACCGTAGAGAGTACTGGTCTTTCTATAAATTGTTTTAACATAAGAAGTTTATTTTTTTAAGTCTTCTGTATCGGATAAGTATGTTTACAAAGGTTTTGATTTGAACAAGCTGTCAGAAGATACTGCTTTCGGTTGTATTGAAGCACCATCTTTTAAGCTTCCAAGACCTTGATATACAATTTTATCACCTACAGAAATTCCATTGGAAACGAAGTAATAGCTTTCTGTTTTTCCAGAAATAGTTATTGGTTTGCTGGTTACTTTTTTATCCTTTCCAACGACATATACATATGTTTTATCTTGAATCTCAAAAGTGGATTCTTGAGGGATAACTAAAATATTGGTAAGAAGCTGAGGCATACGTACTCTTCCTGTATTTCCTGTTCTCAGTGCTCCTTGAGCATTTGGAAATACCGCACGTACACTGATTGCTCCTGTGCTTTTGTCAAACTGACCATCTACAATGCTCATTCTTCCTTTTTCAGAATAGATACTGTTGTCAGCAATTACCAATTCTACCATTGGCATATTTTTTAGTTTCTCCTCTAAAGTAGCTCCAGGATATTTCTTTTGAAAAGCAATGAAATCCAGTTCACTTAAAGAAAAGTAAGCATATATTTCACTGATGTCAGACAATAGAGTTAAAGGGCTTGGATCTGTTCTTGAAATTAAACTTCCTTTTTTATAAGGAATTCTTCCAATATAACCGCTTACGGGAGCTGTAATGGTTGTAAATCCTACATTAATTCTTGCACTTCCAATAGAAGCCTGTGCTTGTGATGCTGCTGCAACTGCTGCTGCATAATTAGCTTTAGCGGTTTTCAGCTGTACATCGGAAACTACTTTTGCAGCTACCAATGGCTGAAGACGGTCGACTTCCACTTTGGCTTTCTGAATATTTGCATTAGCTACTTGTAAGTTAGCCTGTGCCATATTCATTTGCTCACCATAAGCTCTAGAGTCGATTTTGAATAAAGGTTGTCCCGCTCTTACGAAAGCTCCTTCTTCTACATATATCTTATCCAGGTAACCATCTACCTGAGATCTTATTTCTACGTTGTTCTTTCCTTCCAATGCGGTAGGAAATTCCTGATATGTTGTAGCTGGAGAAGTCGTTACAGTATAAACCGGCAATTCTGGAGCAGGAGGCGCTTGGTTCGAATTTTCCGCGGCCTTACTGCAATTCTGTAAAAGGATAATACTTGTTATAAGTAATAAGATCCTCATTGTTCCAGGTATTTTCATTAAAATTTAATTTGTTTTGTTGATTGTTTTGAAATTAATAAGGTTTTTAATAATTCCCGTTATTTTTTCTAACGGTGTTAATGTTTAATTCAAAAAAAATTACAGAATTATTAATAGTAAGTTAGATCGTCATTTCCATAATTAGAGATTTTTTAATGTTGTTTTTATGTATATAAAAGTGAGGTGTGTTGCGTTAATTTTACTAACAGTGTTAATAGTTAAGATTGATGTTACTATTTTAATATGATAAAACCTTAAATTTTTTGTTGATTTAGTTTAAAAATTTAATCTTTCTCTTGATATTTTTCCTAACGGTGTTAATGTTTGATTCAAAAAAAATTTACAATGATTTAACAAAAGCAGAAACCGTCTCGTCTAAAGTGGTTTTGTTCATTGTTGCAGGAATATCAGAGTTTCGCATCATCATAATAGATATTAAACCATGTACTGCAGAAAATAAGGCATGTGACATATGGCATGCATTGTCCGGATTGGATCCATTTTTTATAATAATATTATAAGTACAATCGTAGATCATATCCTGAAATGACGAAAACTCTTCTTTCATTTGTCCTTTACCACTACATTGCATTCCCAAACCAAACATTAATTGGTAATATTCTTTATTTTTAAAAGCAAATTTCCAATAAGTATCTACAATAGCAGTAAGTTGTTCCTCTGGACTATCATATTTTTTTTGAGCCTTTACCAATTCTTTGTGTAAAAGATTGAATCCATTGATAGAGATTTCAAATAAAATAGCTTCTTTATTTTCAAAGTAATCATAAACTACTGGTGCACTGTATTCAATCGCATCGGCTATCTTTCTTATTGAAAGTGAAGCCCAGCCCTCTGTTTTAGCCAAAGTAAAAGCTTCCTGCAAAATATTTGCACGGATAGATTCCTTTTCTCTTTGACGACGTTCATGTAATCCCATGATATTTTTTTACTAACAGCGTTAGCAAAACTACGAAGATTAACTAATATCTTCCAAATAATTCTAAATATTATTTAAACTTTAACATTTAACTGAACTTTATAAAAACCGGAATTGGCAAATCATAAAAGAAACTTTATCTTTGTAATCAAAGAAAATAAAGGATATGAATACTCCCTCAAATATGCTGGCATTAGGAACCAGAGCTCCGTTTTTCGAGCTTCCTAACCCGTCAAAAAGTAACGAAATTCAGTCATTAAATGATCTGAAAGGAGAAAAAGGAACATTGGTGATCTTCATGTGCAACCATTGTCCGTTTGTTCTTCATGTGATCGATAAGCTTAATGAATTATACGAAGATTATCAGGAAAAGGGAATTGAATTCATCGCTATTAACGCGAATGATGTAGAAAAATATCCAGCTGATTCTCCAGAAAAGATGATCGAATTTCAGATTGAAAGAAATTTTGACTTTCCTTATTTATATGATGAGAGTCAAAGTA is part of the Chryseobacterium paludis genome and encodes:
- the miaA gene encoding tRNA (adenosine(37)-N6)-dimethylallyltransferase MiaA, coding for MKNLISIVGPTGIGKTRLAIDLAKHFNTEIVSCDSRQFFKEMKIGTASPSVEELAEAPHHFIGNLSVKEYYSIGQYEEDVLQKLNELFKKYDTVILVGGSMMYEKAVIEGLNDLPEANIENQKKLQEILDSEGVEKLQDILKELDPEYYAVVDFHNHRRLLRAIDIIWQTNKKYSDLIAVSQDSRDFNVIRVGIEAPREELYDRINRRVDIMMEKGLLEEARGLEEFKGLTALNTVGYAELFKYFEGIWDLDFAVGEIKKNSRRYAKRQLTWYRKADDIHYLPLGYTPQDFDDLIEWLSQQQ
- a CDS encoding efflux transporter outer membrane subunit translates to MKIIKNIFLIFILVVTAVSCKTKVAYTEPDLQLPEEFRFTATADTASVANLEWKEFFKDPALQGLIEKGIAHNLDLQIALKQVASSQERLLQAKYLQYPDIGFGVTGQISRPSKNSMNGQSLNLFIGKNHVEDYNAAFNLSWEADIWGKIKNQQEVSRMQYLQTYEATKAIQTQVVAAIAQGYYNLLMLDKQLTIAQSNLELSSNTLSITEKMWESGDTTSLGVQQATAQKQSTELLISQLQQNIAIQENALSILVGEAPNKVSRGIEMSDTSLSQDLSTGLPAKMVSRRPDVRQQELVLLESNSLVGIAQANMYPSLKITANGGVNSFKFDNWFQIPASLFGSVLGGITQPIFQKRQLKTDLAVAKIQREKNVLAFRQSVLNAMGEVSDALVSNENLKVQEQKATEQVTTLKDGIKSAQMLYKGGLANYLEVITAQANSLQAELNLASVKRQRLSSIVDLYRALGGGWK
- a CDS encoding efflux RND transporter permease subunit, translated to MLKQFIERPVLSTVISIILLLLGILSVFNLPITLFPDIAPPTVQVTAFYPGANAEVVARSVAVPIEEAVNGVENMTYMTSNSSNDGSMTLSVYFKQGSDPDNAAVNVQNRVSKAMSQLPQEVVQAGISTQKVQNSMIMFMGLSSDDPKQYDELFLQNYLKINVIPQIQRIPGVAQAQVFGTQDYSMRIWLKPDRLAANNLSPQEVMAAIKDHNLEAAPGRLGQGSKETYEYILKYKGKLSKNADYENIAIKANNDGSFLRLKDVARVEFGSYTYTATNRVDGKPVAGFAILQTAGSNANEILTQIEKQVDELKTTLPKGVNPIIMYNSKDFLDASIDQVVETLIIAFILVFIVVYIFLQDFRSTLIPAIAVPVAIIGTFFFLQLFGFSINMLTLFALILAIGIVVDDAIVVVEAVHSKMEHTGMPVEQATVNSMSEISGAIISITLVMCAVFIPVGFMQGPAGVFYRQFAFTLVIAILISAVNALTLSPALCALFLKDPQDGEHGHLKKGFGAKFFNAFNSSFNNMTQKYIYSLKFLIKNKWVAVGGLALLIAASVILIKKAPSGFIPTEDQGFVLYAVNTPPGSSLDRTQRATKQIDKIVNAEKATNHLWVADGVNFISNANASPYSAGFIKLKDIDKRGDIKDPDQIAAGLTGKVSQVKDANAFFFNFPTIQGFGNVSGFEFMLQDKTNGSFEQLGANTQAFIGELMKRKEIAFAFTTYAAGNPQYTIEVDADKANQLGVSVTDLMQTMQIYFGSSFVSDFNRFGKYYRVMAQADIPYRTDINSLEGIYVKNKQGEMVPTKTLVTLKRTFGPETVTRNNLFNAVTINGTPKPGYSTGDAIKAVEEVAKQSLPRGYGYEWTGITREEIKTGGQTAFIFMLSILFVYFLLAAQYESYILPFAIILTVPTGIFGVFAFTGLAGIDNNIYVQVGLIMLVGLLAKNAILIVEFAVQRRKAGKTLIESALQASRLRLRPILMTSFAFIIGMLPLVWTQGASAKGNHSIGISTVGGMLTGVVFGIFIIPVMYVIFQYLHEKMPSRKKRRLQKQNHEQALTTGH
- a CDS encoding efflux RND transporter periplasmic adaptor subunit gives rise to the protein MKIPGTMRILLLITSIILLQNCSKAAENSNQAPPAPELPVYTVTTSPATTYQEFPTALEGKNNVEIRSQVDGYLDKIYVEEGAFVRAGQPLFKIDSRAYGEQMNMAQANLQVANANIQKAKVEVDRLQPLVAAKVVSDVQLKTAKANYAAAVAAASQAQASIGSARINVGFTTITAPVSGYIGRIPYKKGSLISRTDPSPLTLLSDISEIYAYFSLSELDFIAFQKKYPGATLEEKLKNMPMVELVIADNSIYSEKGRMSIVDGQFDKSTGAISVRAVFPNAQGALRTGNTGRVRMPQLLTNILVIPQESTFEIQDKTYVYVVGKDKKVTSKPITISGKTESYYFVSNGISVGDKIVYQGLGSLKDGASIQPKAVSSDSLFKSKPL
- a CDS encoding TetR/AcrR family transcriptional regulator; this translates as MGLHERRQREKESIRANILQEAFTLAKTEGWASLSIRKIADAIEYSAPVVYDYFENKEAILFEISINGFNLLHKELVKAQKKYDSPEEQLTAIVDTYWKFAFKNKEYYQLMFGLGMQCSGKGQMKEEFSSFQDMIYDCTYNIIIKNGSNPDNACHMSHALFSAVHGLISIMMMRNSDIPATMNKTTLDETVSAFVKSL
- a CDS encoding thioredoxin family protein; its protein translation is MNTPSNMLALGTRAPFFELPNPSKSNEIQSLNDLKGEKGTLVIFMCNHCPFVLHVIDKLNELYEDYQEKGIEFIAINANDVEKYPADSPEKMIEFQIERNFDFPYLYDESQSIAKAYEAACTPDFYFFDDKLDLIYRGQMDDSRPGNNKDVTGEDLIIAFENLLLGEPQEEIQRPSMGCNIKWK